One part of the Peromyscus eremicus chromosome 18, PerEre_H2_v1, whole genome shotgun sequence genome encodes these proteins:
- the LOC131894942 gene encoding olfactory receptor 6C3-like, with the protein MFLLSLKKILRRPTMKNHTVPTEFILLGLSDDPELQVVIFLFLIITYILSVTGNLTIITLTLVDSHLQTPMYFFLRNFSVLEITFTTVCIPRFLSTIVTRDKTISYNNCTAQLFFFIFMGITEFYLLTAMSYDRYVAICKPLHYTTIMNRKVCILLVFSAWLAGFLNIFPPVILFLQLDYCGSNVIDHFACDYFPLLQLSCSDTWLLEVIGFYSAIVILLFTLALIILSYMFILMTILKLPSASQRKKAFSTCSSHMIVISISYGSCIFMYANPSAKERASLTKGVAILNTSVAPMMNPFIYTLRNQQVKQAFKDTIQKVVLFSGK; encoded by the exons atgtttctCTTAAGCCTAAAGAAAATATT AAGAAGACCCACAATGAAAAACCACACAGTGCCCACAGAATTCATTCTCTTAGGATTGTCAGATGATCCTGAGCTTCAGGTTGTAATCTTCCTCTTTTTAATTATCACGTACATTCTAAGTGTCACTGGAAACCTGACCATCATCACTCTCACCTTGGTAGACTCCCATCTACAgacccccatgtacttcttcctcaggAACTTCTCTGTTTTAGAAATAACCTTTACAACCGTCTGCATCCCTAGATTTCTAAGCACGATTGTTACCAGAGACAAAACTATTTCCTACAATAACTGCACGGctcagttgtttttcttcatcttcatGGGTATCACTGAATTTTACCTTCTAACTGCTAtgtcctatgaccgctatgttGCCATCTGCAAACCGCTGCATTATACAACCATCATGAACAGGAAAGTCTGCATATTGCTGGTTTtctctgcctggctggcagggTTCCTAAACATCTTCCCACCCgtcattctttttcttcagttaGATTACTGCGGCTCCAATGTCATTGACCACTTTGCATGTGACTACTTCCCCTTACTGCAGTTATCCTGCTCAGACACATGGCTCCTGGAAGTGATTGGGTTTTATTCTGCAATAGTGATACTGCTCTTCACTTTGGCATTAATCATTCTTTCCTACATGTTCATCCTCATGACAATTTTGAAACTTCCGTCTGCCAGTCAGAGAAAAAAAGCATTTTCTACATGCTCCTCTCACATGATTGTCATTTCTATCTCATATGGCAGCTGCATATTCATGTATGCTAATCCTTCTGCCAAAGAAAGAGCATCACTGACCAAAGGAGTAGCTATTCTCAATACTTCTGTTGCTCCTATGATGAATCCATTTATCTACACCCTGAGGAACCAGCAAGTGAAACAAGCCTTTAAGGACACCATCCAAAAGGTAGTGCTTTTCTCTGGCAAATGA